In bacterium, one genomic interval encodes:
- a CDS encoding F0F1 ATP synthase subunit epsilon: MEKLFKLEIITPQRVVFSSLVRQVQAPGIGGRFGILYNHTPFLTTLQIGAIEVDTEEGKKWFATSGGFAEVMENKMSILVETAEEAGEIDVQRAQAARERAWKRLHEEKTADIDLARAQAALARAINRLAVAEQRARS; the protein is encoded by the coding sequence ATGGAAAAATTATTCAAGCTTGAAATTATCACGCCCCAGCGAGTGGTTTTCTCCAGCCTGGTGCGCCAGGTTCAGGCGCCGGGCATCGGCGGCCGTTTCGGCATCCTCTACAACCACACTCCGTTCCTGACCACGCTGCAGATCGGCGCTATCGAGGTGGATACCGAGGAGGGCAAAAAATGGTTCGCCACCAGTGGCGGGTTCGCCGAGGTGATGGAGAACAAGATGTCGATTTTGGTGGAAACCGCTGAGGAGGCCGGCGAGATCGACGTGCAAAGGGCCCAGGCTGCCCGCGAACGCGCCTGGAAACGGCTGCACGAAGAGAAAACCGCGGATATCGACCTTGCCAGAGCCCAGGCGGCTCTGGCACGCGCCATCAATCGATTGGCTGTGGCCGAACAACGGGCCCGAAGCTAG
- a CDS encoding tetratricopeptide repeat protein produces the protein MNRFRFHPAFCIWRRVPILLSPGGVVLFLLLLIAVRSSAWAQTSPSPEIPFEERLRYYLDDKTRDAVRDLLAQERQVLQLVQNLHAEIKARGPEGLNADQAGFRQIYAHSDTLIRSYQQELARLVDVYDDLQKLQRVADYRGDERLLNQVADSKQELLASVDDPGLYKKGIYSSRRVGRMLDEYTSELDSLLNIYDALERARGRAQQQNNADALNSISEQQKRLFQVFSGWNKLGPMADTTMLRLRNEAQSLSLVMQQVDSLKESRNAQEARRLDAVKSALLNRVDKNLIDLLTHAGYSLTTYPTVSDYIDAWKKERLLDVRTRLTEYQIIQKRLLETATLDQRDRMLQRELGSLAVNFSTGEYRLAEFQIESIKAQFSPYYSYFVPLNYYLAECKYHRKAYDAARDLYSALAADTGSSRYRAASLIRLMQYAATFNLQQDFLTHYERLLEEPQADAQQRAFAHYMAANRFFIDNNLAASSRAIAAIPRSSEYHMPAQMLLAIVHLNQNDFAKAIPILQSLTDETSFPWTDLQTAYLRNTALLKLGLIYYQRGEFQNALSYFERVSQGFENYDQALIGQAWASLRLGDYDRSLARSSQLLNNFLASQFTYEALTLAGHCKRLLQQPLSALNAYRYIVRSQNEKEKKQAYNLERETAAAHERELNRLESEALEKKQVALYTEIEKIKEQLSGHLEVVNSRTDSGNLLLQDYYDERLELFNQLDDLEAVIEIAEQEDRPDLAEQARKQLARIVRVLETYRSDQEVVNTAFLLDFPLADKEASREYQRTNLTEVVRDLELEKRRLERNVELVSEYQRLSRNKGDAGSRNDLDLLETDLSHLRDRLSVLRKSVADVRPEPVATNAELWNDLAGFGLTDIIYKERSSRLNTIDQYAERLKGIEAVLAERRSEIESRLQGYENDIRRLQDSLLSRKIQLEQLERQTYFDKFYFDKKEQEQEGWEEQLNRTQTP, from the coding sequence ATGAATCGATTCCGCTTTCATCCCGCGTTCTGCATCTGGCGTCGGGTTCCGATACTGCTTAGCCCTGGGGGGGTGGTTCTATTCCTTCTCCTGTTGATCGCCGTGCGCTCTAGCGCCTGGGCGCAAACGAGCCCTTCTCCTGAGATCCCCTTTGAAGAACGACTGCGCTACTATCTTGACGACAAAACCCGGGATGCGGTGCGCGACCTGTTGGCCCAGGAGCGTCAGGTGCTGCAACTGGTGCAAAACCTCCATGCGGAGATTAAGGCCCGCGGACCGGAAGGGCTGAATGCGGATCAGGCCGGCTTTCGTCAGATTTATGCTCACAGTGATACGCTGATACGTTCCTATCAGCAGGAGCTGGCGCGGCTGGTGGATGTCTATGACGATCTGCAAAAGCTGCAGCGAGTGGCGGACTACCGCGGCGATGAACGTCTGCTGAATCAGGTGGCTGACAGCAAACAGGAGCTGCTGGCCTCGGTGGATGATCCCGGCCTCTATAAGAAAGGAATCTATAGCAGCCGGCGCGTCGGCCGCATGCTGGATGAATACACCAGCGAATTGGATTCTCTGCTCAACATCTATGATGCGTTGGAACGGGCCCGGGGCCGCGCGCAACAGCAGAACAATGCGGACGCTCTGAACAGCATCAGCGAGCAGCAGAAGCGGCTGTTTCAGGTGTTCAGCGGCTGGAACAAACTGGGCCCCATGGCCGACACCACGATGCTGCGGCTGCGCAATGAAGCTCAATCCCTGAGTTTGGTCATGCAGCAGGTGGATTCACTGAAAGAGAGCCGCAACGCCCAGGAGGCTCGTCGGTTGGATGCGGTCAAATCCGCTCTACTCAACCGCGTCGATAAAAACCTCATCGACCTGCTGACCCACGCCGGCTATTCTCTCACCACCTATCCCACGGTTTCGGATTATATCGACGCTTGGAAAAAAGAGCGGTTGCTGGACGTCCGAACACGGCTGACTGAATATCAGATCATTCAAAAACGGTTGCTGGAAACCGCCACACTGGATCAGCGCGATCGCATGCTGCAGCGCGAACTCGGCAGCCTGGCGGTGAATTTCTCCACCGGCGAGTACCGGCTGGCCGAGTTCCAGATCGAGAGCATCAAAGCGCAATTCAGCCCCTATTATTCCTATTTTGTGCCGCTCAATTACTATCTGGCGGAATGCAAGTACCACCGCAAGGCCTATGATGCGGCGCGCGATCTCTATTCGGCCCTGGCCGCAGACACCGGCTCGAGCCGCTATCGCGCCGCCAGCCTGATCCGTCTGATGCAGTACGCCGCCACCTTTAATCTGCAGCAGGATTTTCTCACCCATTATGAACGGCTGCTCGAGGAACCGCAGGCCGACGCGCAGCAGCGGGCCTTCGCCCATTATATGGCGGCCAACCGGTTTTTCATCGACAACAATCTGGCCGCCTCCAGCCGCGCCATCGCCGCCATTCCTCGTTCTTCCGAGTACCATATGCCGGCTCAGATGTTGCTCGCTATTGTGCACTTGAATCAAAATGATTTCGCCAAGGCCATCCCTATTCTGCAATCGTTGACCGACGAGACCAGCTTTCCGTGGACTGATCTGCAGACCGCCTATCTCCGCAACACCGCGCTGTTGAAATTGGGCCTGATCTATTATCAGCGCGGCGAATTCCAAAACGCGCTATCCTATTTCGAACGAGTCTCGCAGGGTTTTGAGAACTATGATCAGGCGTTGATCGGACAGGCTTGGGCCAGCCTGCGCCTGGGCGATTACGACCGTTCCCTGGCGCGCTCCTCCCAGCTGCTCAATAATTTTCTCGCCTCTCAATTCACCTACGAGGCGCTGACCTTGGCCGGCCACTGCAAGCGGCTTCTGCAGCAGCCGCTGAGTGCTTTGAACGCCTATCGCTACATTGTGCGCAGTCAGAATGAGAAGGAGAAGAAACAAGCCTACAACCTGGAGCGCGAGACGGCGGCTGCCCACGAACGCGAACTGAACCGTTTGGAGAGCGAGGCTCTGGAGAAAAAACAGGTGGCCTTGTACACCGAGATCGAAAAGATCAAGGAACAGCTCAGCGGCCATCTGGAGGTGGTTAACAGCCGCACGGACAGCGGCAACCTGCTGCTGCAGGATTATTACGATGAACGGCTCGAGCTTTTCAACCAATTGGATGATCTGGAAGCGGTGATCGAAATCGCGGAACAGGAGGACCGGCCGGATCTGGCCGAGCAGGCTCGCAAACAGCTGGCGCGGATCGTCCGCGTGCTGGAAACCTATCGCTCTGACCAAGAGGTGGTGAACACCGCTTTTCTGCTCGATTTTCCTCTGGCCGACAAGGAGGCGAGCCGGGAGTATCAGCGCACCAATCTGACGGAAGTGGTTCGGGACCTGGAGTTGGAAAAACGTCGTCTGGAGCGCAACGTGGAACTGGTCTCAGAATATCAGCGGCTCAGCCGTAATAAGGGGGATGCCGGCAGCCGCAATGATCTGGACCTGCTCGAGACCGATCTCAGCCATCTCCGGGATCGTCTCAGCGTGCTGCGCAAAAGCGTGGCTGACGTCCGACCCGAACCTGTGGCGACCAATGCCGAGCTGTGGAACGACCTGGCCGGTTTCGGCCTGACCGACATCATTTACAAAGAGCGTTCAAGTCGTTTAAACACCATCGATCAGTATGCCGAACGATTGAAGGGCATCGAAGCGGTTTTGGCGGAACGTCGGAGCGAGATCGAGTCACGGCTGCAGGGCTATGAAAATGATATCCGTAGACTGCAGGACAGCCTGTTGTCCCGCAAGATCCAACTGGAGCAACTGGAACGGCAGACCTATTTTGACAAGTTTTATTTCGATAAGAAAGAGCAGGAGCAGGAAGGGTGGGAAGAGCAACTCAACCGGACGCAGACGCCCTAG
- the atpD gene encoding F0F1 ATP synthase subunit beta has product RFHSGYSCFAGVGERTREGNDLWLEMQEAGVINMQDLSQSKVSMVFGQMNEPPGARQRVGLSALTLAEYFRDVEHKDVLLFIDNIFRFTQAGSEVSALLGRMPSAVGYQPTLATEMGQLQERITSTKTGSITSVQAIYVPADDLTDPAPATTFSHLDATTVLSRQLAEMSIYPAVDPLDSTSRILDPRVVGEEHYRVARTVQKILQKYKDLQDIIAILGMEELSEEDKLTVNRARRIQRFLSQPFFVAEKFSSFKGRYVKLEDTIRGFSEIIEGKHDDLPEQAFWMVGDIDEAVVKAKQMREA; this is encoded by the coding sequence CCCGCTTTCACAGCGGCTATTCCTGTTTCGCCGGGGTGGGTGAACGGACCCGGGAGGGCAATGACCTCTGGCTGGAAATGCAGGAAGCCGGCGTGATCAATATGCAGGACTTGTCGCAGAGCAAGGTGTCCATGGTGTTCGGGCAGATGAACGAACCGCCGGGCGCCCGCCAGCGCGTCGGCCTGTCGGCGTTGACCCTGGCCGAGTATTTCCGCGATGTGGAGCACAAGGACGTGCTGCTGTTCATCGACAACATCTTCCGTTTCACCCAGGCCGGCTCCGAGGTGTCCGCTCTGCTCGGACGCATGCCGTCGGCCGTGGGCTATCAGCCCACGTTGGCCACCGAGATGGGTCAATTGCAGGAACGCATCACCTCCACCAAGACCGGTTCGATCACCTCGGTTCAGGCCATCTATGTGCCGGCCGATGACCTGACCGATCCGGCGCCGGCCACCACCTTCAGCCATCTCGATGCGACCACGGTGCTGAGCCGCCAGCTGGCGGAGATGAGCATCTACCCAGCGGTGGATCCGCTGGATTCCACCTCGCGCATCCTCGATCCGCGCGTAGTCGGCGAGGAACATTATCGCGTGGCGCGCACCGTGCAGAAGATTCTGCAGAAATACAAAGATCTGCAGGACATCATCGCCATTCTCGGCATGGAAGAGCTTTCTGAGGAAGACAAACTGACCGTGAACCGTGCCCGCCGTATCCAGCGGTTTCTGTCGCAGCCGTTCTTTGTTGCGGAAAAGTTTTCCAGCTTTAAAGGCCGCTATGTGAAATTGGAGGACACCATACGCGGCTTTAGCGAGATCATTGAGGGCAAGCACGATGACCTGCCCGAACAGGCGTTCTGGATGGTGGGCGATATCGACGAAGCAGTGGTAAAAGCCAAGCAGATGCGCGAAGCCTAA